One window from the genome of Paenibacillus azoreducens encodes:
- the ppdK gene encoding pyruvate, phosphate dikinase, with translation MTIRRVNSFRNGGKEDVGLLGGKGANLAEMTNTGLPVPPGFTITTEVCREFYRSGRRLPAGLLEEALAALVELEEEQDRVFGHVERPLLVSVRSGAVTSMPGMMDTILNLGLNDETVEGLAKLTDNRRFAYDCYRRFVQMYGSVVYNIEAVHFERLIQKEKQLTGCMEDQQLSVESLMSLIEQFKNLIEIRIGRSFPQDVKQQLQGAIEAVFLSWSSPRAKVYRKVHHIPEDQGTAVNVQSMVFGNMGETSGTGVLFTRNPSTGEDVMFGEFLMNAQGEDVVGGTRTPCPIAELQEAMPDAYKELSLCAKQLELHYRDMQDIEFTIENGKLYLLQTRNAKRNARAALKVAADLAREGRISKEEALMRIDVQHLNHLLHRSLNSEAGHAVMATGLPASPGAACGQVVFEADTAEEWKRAGKEVILVRLETTPEDIHGVIAAEGIVTLRGGMTSHAAVVARGMGKPCVCGCEAMQLDEEQQQLTGNGITIREGDWITIDGGSGQVIPGKLELREADLSPELMLILGWADEVRSMKVMANADSPVDARKAREFGAEGIGLCRTEHMFFSQTRLSIVQQMIVAEKETDRQAALNRLLPMQRSDFEEIFREMDGCPVTIRLLDPPLHEFLPNIEELTERLTALRSKEGDTLNERMELERMIRRVRDLQESNPMLGQRGCRLGIMFPEIYEMQVEAIFQAVLRCIRDGISVLPQVMIPLVGHVNELHLLRNMVDEVAEQVMGEERRYCSYKVGTMIEVPRAALTAGEIARSADFFSFGTNDLTQMTFGYSRDDAEGKFLAHYVENKLLPHNPFQVLDTEGVGKLIEMAVAQGRARNPMLTTGICGEHGGDYESIMFCQRIGLDYISCSPYRLPVSRIAAAQAHIRMQSEVLPQEGDTQKLA, from the coding sequence ATGACAATACGAAGAGTGAATTCGTTCCGGAATGGCGGCAAGGAGGATGTAGGGCTTCTAGGCGGCAAGGGTGCCAACCTTGCAGAAATGACCAATACGGGGCTCCCGGTCCCGCCCGGCTTCACGATCACGACGGAGGTATGCCGGGAGTTTTATCGCAGCGGGCGCCGGCTTCCCGCAGGATTATTGGAAGAAGCACTCGCTGCTTTGGTCGAGTTGGAAGAAGAGCAGGATCGAGTGTTCGGCCATGTAGAACGTCCATTGCTAGTGTCCGTACGTTCGGGAGCGGTAACGTCGATGCCCGGGATGATGGATACGATTCTGAATCTTGGTTTGAATGACGAGACGGTGGAAGGTTTGGCGAAACTGACGGATAATCGCCGATTTGCCTATGATTGTTACCGCCGATTTGTCCAAATGTACGGTTCAGTCGTTTATAACATCGAAGCGGTTCACTTTGAACGGCTCATCCAAAAGGAAAAGCAGCTCACCGGCTGCATGGAAGATCAACAGCTTTCCGTTGAGTCGTTGATGTCGCTCATAGAGCAATTCAAGAATTTAATCGAGATACGCATCGGCCGATCTTTCCCGCAGGATGTGAAGCAGCAGCTTCAGGGGGCTATCGAAGCGGTATTCTTATCCTGGTCTAGTCCGAGAGCGAAGGTATACCGCAAAGTCCACCACATCCCGGAGGATCAAGGAACGGCAGTCAACGTGCAGTCCATGGTATTCGGCAACATGGGCGAAACGAGCGGAACGGGCGTTTTGTTCACGCGCAACCCTTCTACGGGTGAGGATGTGATGTTTGGCGAATTTCTCATGAATGCGCAAGGGGAAGACGTTGTTGGCGGTACAAGAACGCCATGTCCGATAGCCGAACTGCAAGAGGCGATGCCTGACGCATATAAAGAGCTTTCCCTGTGCGCTAAACAGCTTGAGCTGCATTATCGCGACATGCAGGATATCGAGTTTACGATTGAGAACGGGAAGCTGTATCTGCTCCAGACCCGGAATGCGAAGCGCAATGCAAGAGCGGCGCTGAAGGTGGCGGCGGATCTTGCCCGGGAAGGCCGAATTTCTAAGGAAGAAGCACTGATGCGCATTGATGTGCAGCACTTGAATCATCTGCTTCACCGTTCGCTCAATTCAGAAGCCGGGCATGCCGTCATGGCGACTGGACTTCCGGCTTCCCCGGGTGCTGCCTGCGGTCAGGTCGTATTTGAAGCCGATACGGCGGAAGAATGGAAACGGGCGGGTAAGGAGGTTATCCTTGTTCGCTTGGAGACGACGCCTGAAGATATACACGGCGTTATTGCTGCGGAAGGAATCGTTACGCTGCGCGGGGGGATGACCAGCCATGCTGCGGTTGTAGCCCGCGGAATGGGTAAGCCTTGCGTCTGCGGCTGCGAAGCAATGCAGCTCGATGAAGAGCAGCAGCAATTGACAGGGAATGGGATCACGATCCGCGAAGGAGACTGGATCACCATTGACGGTGGCAGCGGGCAAGTCATTCCAGGAAAGTTGGAACTGCGGGAAGCGGACTTGTCTCCGGAATTGATGCTCATCTTGGGCTGGGCCGATGAAGTACGTTCCATGAAGGTAATGGCTAATGCCGATTCTCCTGTCGATGCACGCAAGGCTAGAGAATTCGGTGCGGAAGGAATCGGATTATGCAGAACGGAACATATGTTTTTCTCGCAGACTCGCTTATCGATTGTGCAGCAAATGATCGTGGCCGAGAAGGAAACGGATAGACAGGCGGCGCTAAACCGATTGCTGCCGATGCAAAGATCAGACTTCGAGGAGATATTCCGGGAGATGGATGGATGTCCGGTTACGATTCGGCTGCTTGATCCGCCGCTGCATGAATTCCTTCCGAATATCGAGGAGCTGACAGAAAGGTTAACGGCGCTGCGCTCCAAAGAAGGCGACACATTGAATGAACGCATGGAGCTTGAGCGGATGATTCGCCGCGTCCGTGACCTGCAAGAGTCCAACCCGATGCTTGGCCAACGCGGCTGCAGACTGGGCATCATGTTCCCGGAAATCTACGAAATGCAGGTTGAAGCGATATTCCAAGCTGTGCTGCGCTGCATCCGGGATGGCATTTCTGTACTGCCGCAGGTCATGATTCCTCTCGTTGGGCATGTCAATGAACTGCACCTGCTGCGAAACATGGTGGATGAGGTAGCCGAGCAGGTGATGGGAGAGGAAAGACGTTATTGTTCCTACAAAGTCGGCACGATGATCGAGGTGCCTCGTGCAGCACTTACGGCAGGTGAAATTGCTCGTTCCGCCGATTTCTTCTCCTTCGGTACGAATGACTTGACGCAGATGACATTCGGTTACAGCCGAGATGATGCCGAAGGCAAGTTTCTGGCGCATTACGTCGAGAATAAACTGCTGCCTCACAATCCGTTTCAAGTATTGGACACGGAAGGGGTCGGCAAGCTGATCGAAATGGCGGTTGCGCAAGGGCGGGCACGGAATCCGATGCTTACCACCGGCATTTGCGGGGAGCATGGCGGCGATTATGAATCGATCATGTTCTGCCAACGAATCGGACTGGACTATATTAGCTGTTCGCCGTATAGATTGCCCGTAAGCCGGATTGCGGCGGCTCAAGCTCATATCCGTATGCAATCGGAGGTACTGCCCCAAGAGGGGGACACTCAAAAATTAGCCTAG
- the gap gene encoding type I glyceraldehyde-3-phosphate dehydrogenase — protein MQKRIGISGTGRIGRLVIRSMVMCGEGSSLALINSSCAPDQLAHLLKYDSIHGRWTEDIKAGERCLFIRGHRIPLVNERDPELLPWRDYGVDVVVDATGKFKSRPEASKHLQAGVKRVVVTAPGKDLDCTIVMGVNEHVYDAEKHSLISIGSCTTNCLAPILHVLDQEFGVHNGWMTTVHAYTNDQKHLDNAHSDWRRARACGSSIIPTSTGVGKALKEILPHLAERIQGLSLRVPVQNVSLVDLTAELQREVTKADIARAFKNAIEKDMGPYVEYNEEPLVSSDYIGNSKSAIIDGLSIQTAGHQAKLLAWYDNEWAYACRVKDFIKHMFSQSGKEEPRCVTQSV, from the coding sequence ATGCAGAAAAGAATCGGTATTAGCGGGACCGGAAGAATTGGACGATTGGTTATCCGCAGCATGGTTATGTGTGGAGAAGGATCATCGCTCGCGCTTATTAATTCTTCATGCGCACCCGACCAATTAGCGCATTTGCTGAAGTATGATTCGATTCACGGTCGTTGGACGGAGGATATTAAGGCAGGAGAACGATGCCTTTTTATTCGTGGACATCGCATTCCGCTAGTGAATGAACGCGATCCGGAACTTTTGCCGTGGCGGGACTACGGCGTCGATGTCGTCGTGGATGCCACGGGCAAGTTCAAGAGCCGCCCCGAAGCTTCCAAACATTTGCAAGCAGGCGTGAAGCGGGTGGTCGTGACGGCTCCCGGCAAAGATCTGGATTGTACCATCGTCATGGGCGTAAATGAACATGTTTATGACGCGGAGAAGCATTCGCTTATATCGATTGGATCCTGTACGACAAATTGTCTGGCTCCGATTCTGCATGTTCTTGATCAAGAATTTGGCGTTCATAATGGATGGATGACTACTGTTCATGCGTATACGAACGACCAGAAGCATTTGGATAATGCCCATTCCGATTGGCGGAGAGCCCGGGCATGCGGAAGTTCCATCATTCCGACATCGACGGGTGTCGGTAAAGCATTAAAAGAAATACTTCCGCATCTGGCAGAGCGAATTCAGGGACTCTCCTTGCGTGTGCCTGTGCAAAATGTTTCGCTGGTTGATTTGACCGCCGAGCTTCAACGGGAGGTAACAAAGGCCGATATTGCCCGCGCCTTTAAGAACGCAATAGAGAAAGATATGGGGCCGTATGTGGAATATAACGAAGAACCGCTTGTATCTAGCGATTACATTGGGAATAGCAAATCTGCAATTATAGACGGCTTATCGATTCAAACAGCGGGACATCAAGCGAAGCTCCTGGCCTGGTATGACAATGAATGGGCTTATGCATGTCGAGTAAAGGATTTTATTAAGCATATGTTCTCCCAATCAGGGAAAGAGGAGCCACGATGCGTAACCCAATCCGTGTAG
- a CDS encoding DUF2264 domain-containing protein, giving the protein MQQTGKRTQVNSLQTKADVQQAVLDTLEPLKQHFTEGRAGLDLGATAASHNEAIVLMEAFSRPLWGLIPHAAGGGQSDLWQEFLEGIINGTNPEHEEYWGDFVTQDQRMVEQAVFGLGLAIAPEKIWEPLSEEEKQRLHKWLNQINLVDHSNPNNWLMFTVLVNVGFKKVGMPYNQALMDEYLEAIDSYYLADGWYSDGKTDQRDYYIPFAMHYYTLIYSKLMENDDPERAKVYRERAKTFAEQYIYFFSEEGSSIPFGRSLTYRFAQASFWSALIYAGVEPFSLGVMKGIINRHLRWWFEQPIFTSNGLLSIGYAYPNLIMAESYNAPGSPYWAYKAFLILSLPDDHPYWTVEEEPLPALKPLLPQPHARMIICRPEDDGHAVALASGQIANWDMSHNAAKYAKFAYSTRFGFSVSKGSYGLSQGAFDSVLALSENDGYYRARFQCEEFRIEEHAVYSRWLPWNDVEVKTWLIPAGLWHVRVHRIRSERSLTAADGGFAVGRGTHFPFNEADRVRTADDRVAAMMPGGISGVVNIHGFDDAFMVYPEANTNLLKPSTMIPTLSAHLEPGEHLLISAVFGASCSERNERKWTMPPVVEQTAKGRIIVQDAESGDIYSEVEIDKSQSHH; this is encoded by the coding sequence ATGCAGCAAACAGGCAAAAGAACACAAGTTAATTCATTACAGACGAAGGCCGATGTTCAGCAGGCAGTTCTTGATACTTTGGAACCTTTGAAGCAGCATTTTACGGAAGGCAGGGCTGGTTTGGATCTTGGAGCGACGGCCGCGAGCCATAATGAAGCCATTGTACTTATGGAAGCCTTTTCGCGCCCGCTATGGGGCCTCATCCCGCATGCCGCAGGCGGAGGCCAATCCGACCTATGGCAGGAGTTTCTGGAAGGAATCATCAACGGTACGAATCCCGAACATGAAGAATATTGGGGAGATTTTGTTACCCAGGACCAGCGGATGGTTGAACAGGCCGTGTTTGGATTGGGCCTCGCCATTGCCCCGGAAAAGATTTGGGAGCCGCTAAGCGAAGAGGAAAAGCAGCGGCTGCATAAATGGTTGAATCAGATTAATCTGGTGGACCACTCCAACCCTAACAATTGGCTTATGTTCACGGTCCTTGTGAATGTGGGCTTCAAGAAGGTGGGAATGCCTTATAATCAGGCCCTCATGGATGAATATTTGGAAGCCATCGATTCTTATTATTTGGCGGATGGATGGTATTCGGACGGAAAAACGGACCAGCGCGATTACTACATTCCGTTCGCCATGCACTATTACACGCTGATATACTCCAAGTTGATGGAAAATGACGATCCGGAGCGCGCCAAAGTTTACCGCGAGCGGGCGAAAACCTTTGCGGAGCAGTACATATATTTCTTCTCCGAGGAAGGGAGCAGCATTCCGTTTGGACGGAGCCTTACGTACCGTTTTGCGCAAGCATCTTTTTGGAGCGCATTGATCTATGCAGGCGTCGAACCGTTTTCGCTTGGAGTCATGAAAGGGATCATTAATCGGCATTTGCGCTGGTGGTTCGAACAGCCGATTTTCACGTCAAACGGATTGCTCAGCATCGGATATGCCTATCCAAACTTGATCATGGCCGAAAGCTATAACGCTCCGGGTTCGCCTTATTGGGCTTACAAAGCTTTTCTCATTTTGAGTTTGCCGGATGACCATCCGTACTGGACGGTGGAAGAGGAACCGCTTCCGGCTTTGAAACCGCTGCTTCCTCAGCCGCATGCAAGAATGATCATTTGCCGTCCGGAAGACGATGGCCATGCTGTCGCGTTGGCATCCGGCCAAATCGCGAATTGGGATATGTCGCATAACGCGGCCAAATATGCGAAATTTGCGTATTCTACGCGCTTTGGCTTTAGCGTTTCCAAAGGGAGTTACGGACTTTCACAGGGAGCTTTTGACTCCGTGCTTGCACTTAGTGAAAACGATGGGTATTATCGCGCCCGGTTTCAGTGCGAGGAGTTTCGTATCGAAGAACATGCCGTGTACTCGCGCTGGCTGCCTTGGAACGACGTTGAAGTGAAGACATGGCTGATTCCGGCGGGACTGTGGCATGTACGGGTTCACCGCATCCGCTCCGAACGCAGTTTAACTGCCGCCGATGGCGGGTTTGCCGTGGGCAGGGGGACCCATTTTCCCTTTAATGAAGCGGATCGGGTCCGCACGGCTGATGATCGTGTAGCGGCCATGATGCCGGGGGGAATCAGCGGGGTCGTAAATATACATGGATTCGACGATGCGTTTATGGTATATCCGGAGGCCAATACCAATCTGTTAAAACCGAGCACGATGATTCCTACGCTTTCCGCGCACTTGGAGCCCGGCGAACATCTGCTCATCTCTGCGGTATTCGGCGCTTCTTGCAGCGAGCGGAATGAACGGAAGTGGACTATGCCTCCGGTGGTGGAGCAAACCGCGAAAGGGCGAATAATCGTACAAGATGCGGAAAGTGGAGATATTTATTCCGAAGTAGAAATTGATAAAAGTCAATCTCATCATTAG
- the glpX gene encoding class II fructose-bisphosphatase, which yields MDRQLALEIARVTEAGALASASWIGRGDKNGADYAATSAIREMFDSVPINGTVVIGEGEMDEAPMLYIGEKVGSLSGPEVDVAVDPLEGTEVVANGLNNGMSVIAIAEKGNLLHAPDMYMQKMAVGPALAGHVSLDDPIELTLEKAACRLGKSVKDLTVMILQRDRHSELIQALRSSGVRIKLLDHGDVAGAIVTAIPECGVDLYIGSGGAPEGVLAAAALRCLGGEMQGRLMVQNRTQYVRCTKMGIQNPERLLGMAELVGGGDIIFAATGITNSDLLNGVRHLPGQRVETHSVIMRANTGTVRYIRSVHNIPTKLKYAAGMI from the coding sequence ATGGATCGTCAGCTAGCTCTGGAAATTGCGCGCGTTACGGAGGCGGGAGCCCTGGCTTCAGCCTCCTGGATAGGCCGGGGTGACAAGAACGGTGCAGATTATGCCGCCACCTCTGCCATTCGGGAAATGTTCGATTCGGTTCCGATCAATGGAACGGTCGTAATCGGTGAAGGTGAAATGGATGAGGCACCCATGCTATATATCGGTGAGAAGGTTGGAAGCCTGAGCGGTCCGGAAGTGGATGTGGCCGTCGATCCGCTTGAAGGAACCGAAGTTGTTGCTAACGGATTAAATAATGGGATGTCGGTCATTGCCATAGCGGAGAAAGGAAACTTATTGCATGCACCGGATATGTATATGCAGAAGATGGCCGTTGGCCCGGCTCTCGCCGGCCATGTCAGCCTCGATGATCCGATCGAATTGACGCTGGAGAAGGCCGCATGCAGACTTGGCAAATCCGTAAAGGATTTAACCGTCATGATTCTACAGCGTGATCGCCATAGCGAGCTGATACAAGCGTTAAGAAGCAGCGGAGTTCGCATTAAGCTGCTTGATCATGGCGACGTAGCAGGGGCTATCGTCACCGCTATCCCTGAATGCGGCGTTGATCTTTATATAGGTTCCGGCGGCGCTCCGGAAGGAGTGCTTGCAGCGGCAGCATTACGCTGTTTAGGAGGGGAGATGCAAGGTCGCTTGATGGTGCAAAATCGTACTCAATATGTTCGTTGCACGAAAATGGGAATCCAGAACCCGGAGAGACTGCTGGGTATGGCGGAGCTTGTTGGCGGCGGCGATATCATTTTTGCGGCGACGGGCATCACAAATAGCGACTTGCTCAATGGAGTCCGCCATTTGCCTGGTCAGCGAGTAGAGACTCATTCGGTCATCATGCGTGCCAATACCGGAACCGTGAGATATATTCGAAGCGTTCACAACATTCCCACAAAATTGAAATACGCGGCTGGTATGATTTAA
- a CDS encoding pyruvate, water dikinase regulatory protein, whose translation MGKASYTITVCSDSVGETAEAVVRAAIRQFEAPQVKIKRHMNVRNEEELRQVMEEAADSGGFVAYTLVQPELRAAIKEQAIQLNVRVVDVMGPMIQAFVDTFADQPKRMPGLLHRLDADYFQRVEAVEFAVKCDDGKDLNAILKADIVLLGVSRTSKTPLSVFLAHKGKKVVNYPVVPEIQPPEHLYRISPGKIIGLTMNAEHLLKVRSERLKTMGLPLLARYASLDRIVEELEYARSLFDRLGCPVIDVTDKAIEETAGIVMDLIT comes from the coding sequence ATGGGGAAAGCGTCATATACGATAACGGTGTGTTCAGACTCTGTCGGAGAGACGGCGGAAGCAGTGGTTCGTGCGGCCATTCGGCAATTTGAAGCACCGCAGGTTAAGATAAAGCGGCACATGAATGTACGAAATGAAGAAGAGCTTCGTCAGGTGATGGAAGAAGCCGCCGATTCCGGGGGGTTTGTCGCATACACACTCGTTCAGCCTGAATTGCGAGCGGCCATTAAGGAACAAGCCATTCAATTGAATGTGCGGGTAGTAGATGTAATGGGGCCGATGATTCAGGCTTTTGTAGATACGTTCGCGGATCAGCCGAAGCGCATGCCCGGTCTTTTGCATCGCTTGGATGCGGATTATTTCCAGCGCGTCGAAGCTGTGGAGTTCGCGGTAAAGTGCGACGATGGCAAGGATTTGAATGCGATCTTGAAGGCGGATATTGTATTACTCGGCGTATCTCGCACATCCAAGACGCCATTAAGCGTATTTTTGGCTCATAAGGGGAAAAAGGTAGTTAACTATCCGGTTGTGCCCGAGATTCAGCCGCCGGAGCATCTGTACCGCATTTCCCCAGGCAAAATCATCGGACTGACGATGAATGCCGAACATTTATTAAAGGTTCGTTCCGAAAGATTGAAAACGATGGGACTGCCCTTGTTAGCAAGGTATGCTTCTTTGGATCGCATCGTTGAGGAATTGGAATATGCCCGCTCGCTGTTCGATCGTTTGGGTTGCCCGGTCATCGATGTCACGGACAAGGCGATCGAAGAAACGGCCGGCATCGTGATGGATCTTATAACTTAG
- a CDS encoding carbohydrate ABC transporter permease: protein MHKLTMSRRVFIICNTLLLSAITLLGVIPFIHLLSISLSSNTAAMAGEVKLWPVGFNLDAYRYLGEKVEFFRSLWVSVERVVLGTAVNMLLVFITAFPLSKSTDQFKQRTLYVWFFAITMFFGGGLIPTYIIVKNTGLIDSIWALILPGALNVWNMVLMLNFFRTIPKELDEAATIDGAGHWRILWRIYLPVSLPSIATIGLFTIVGHWNAWFDGILYLNSPEKYPLQTYLSTLIMSLNSQMTSISIEQIQAMENLSEKTLRTAQIFMGALPIMVVYPFLQKYFVKGMTVGSVKE from the coding sequence ATGCACAAGCTAACCATGAGCAGAAGGGTTTTTATCATTTGCAATACGCTTCTGCTGAGCGCGATCACCTTGCTTGGCGTTATTCCGTTCATTCATTTGCTCTCGATCTCGCTCAGCTCGAATACGGCGGCCATGGCCGGCGAGGTTAAACTGTGGCCGGTAGGCTTTAATCTCGATGCTTATCGTTATCTGGGGGAAAAGGTTGAGTTTTTTCGGTCGCTGTGGGTTTCCGTGGAGCGGGTTGTGCTTGGAACGGCGGTAAACATGTTATTGGTGTTTATTACAGCATTCCCGCTTTCGAAATCGACAGACCAGTTTAAGCAGAGAACTCTATATGTATGGTTTTTCGCGATTACGATGTTTTTTGGCGGCGGATTGATTCCGACCTACATTATCGTCAAAAATACGGGACTCATCGATTCGATCTGGGCGCTGATTTTGCCTGGAGCCTTGAACGTATGGAATATGGTACTGATGCTGAACTTCTTCCGGACCATACCGAAAGAGCTGGATGAAGCGGCAACGATTGACGGAGCGGGGCACTGGCGGATTTTATGGCGCATATATTTGCCGGTATCGCTGCCATCGATCGCAACCATCGGTTTGTTCACCATCGTTGGACATTGGAACGCATGGTTCGATGGAATCCTTTATTTGAATTCGCCGGAAAAATACCCGCTGCAAACGTATTTGTCAACGCTGATCATGTCGCTCAACTCGCAAATGACGTCAATTTCAATTGAGCAGATCCAGGCGATGGAGAATCTCAGCGAAAAAACGCTGCGGACGGCCCAAATCTTCATGGGAGCGCTGCCGATCATGGTCGTGTATCCATTTTTACAGAAGTATTTTGTTAAAGGGATGACCGTAGGAAGCGTAAAAGAATAA
- a CDS encoding helix-turn-helix transcriptional regulator produces MEIIKIVKKHAPITGEQIAEMLTVSRPTIRADLSLLVMLDYIAAKPKVGYFLGEKAEKKESDSYVLRDMKVGQVQGMPVVVDVKTTVQDAVVTLFLENIGSLIVTDEVGKLAGVISRKDLLKVTLGNPNASSMPVSMVMTRQPNIVTITPEESVLEAARKMIHHQVDSLPVVSYPDHSSDPELNVVGRITKTTIIKLLLEKVERD; encoded by the coding sequence ATGGAAATTATAAAAATCGTCAAAAAACATGCGCCCATCACGGGAGAACAAATCGCGGAGATGCTAACGGTAAGCCGTCCGACCATACGTGCGGATCTGTCCTTGCTTGTGATGCTGGACTATATTGCGGCAAAGCCCAAAGTAGGCTATTTTCTCGGGGAGAAGGCAGAAAAGAAGGAATCGGATTCGTACGTTCTGCGTGATATGAAGGTGGGACAGGTTCAAGGCATGCCTGTCGTCGTGGATGTCAAGACGACGGTGCAGGATGCGGTTGTGACGTTGTTTCTGGAGAACATCGGCAGTCTTATTGTTACAGATGAAGTCGGCAAGCTTGCAGGAGTCATTTCACGTAAGGATCTGCTCAAAGTGACGTTAGGGAACCCGAATGCTTCGTCTATGCCTGTCAGCATGGTCATGACCAGACAACCGAATATTGTAACCATTACTCCAGAAGAATCCGTGTTGGAGGCGGCACGCAAGATGATTCACCATCAGGTAGACAGCCTTCCGGTAGTTTCTTACCCGGATCATTCGTCCGACCCGGAGCTTAACGTCGTTGGTCGGATCACGAAGACAACAATCATCAAGCTGCTGCTCGAGAAAGTGGAGCGGGATTAA
- a CDS encoding glycoside hydrolase family 88 protein → MWSLAIEDALSKLKQNIVKHPGKLPHIADGRRYEWGGNDDWIEGFYIGMMWLAYEYGKDPFFKESAEAFLGNFKDRLDRHVALDHHDIGFLYSLSAVAEWRVTRNPAARETALQAADKLLMRWRPNMGIIQAWGKENDPENGGRIIIDCLLNLPLLFWAHQETGEAKYYDIAMQHALKSQKFLVRGDGSSYHTFYFDTGSGNAIRGGTHQGYQDGSTWTRGQAWGIYGFALAYRYTKHEAFLDASKRLARYFIEHLPEDDVVYWDFDVPVEAGTPRDSSASAIAACGLLELLELTDGSGDPERQMYEDALKRSMKSLIENYATVKEPEAEGLLKHGSYHVRGDRAPDDYMIWGDYFYLEALLRLQSGIKGYWYEK, encoded by the coding sequence ATGTGGAGCCTTGCCATTGAAGATGCGCTATCCAAATTAAAGCAAAACATCGTGAAACATCCGGGCAAGCTGCCTCATATCGCCGACGGGCGGCGGTATGAATGGGGTGGAAACGATGATTGGATCGAGGGTTTTTATATCGGCATGATGTGGCTTGCCTATGAATATGGCAAAGACCCTTTTTTCAAAGAGTCGGCGGAAGCCTTCCTGGGGAATTTCAAGGATCGTCTTGACCGGCACGTGGCTCTGGACCATCATGATATCGGCTTTCTATATTCGCTCTCGGCAGTTGCGGAGTGGCGGGTCACCCGTAATCCGGCCGCCCGGGAAACGGCGCTTCAGGCTGCGGACAAGCTGCTTATGCGCTGGCGCCCCAACATGGGAATCATTCAGGCTTGGGGGAAGGAAAATGATCCTGAAAACGGGGGACGGATCATTATCGACTGCTTGTTGAATCTTCCGCTCTTATTCTGGGCACATCAAGAGACAGGCGAGGCCAAATATTATGATATCGCCATGCAGCATGCATTGAAGAGCCAGAAATTCCTTGTGCGCGGGGACGGCTCTTCCTATCATACTTTCTATTTCGATACAGGCAGCGGAAACGCGATCCGGGGCGGAACCCATCAAGGGTATCAGGATGGTTCAACCTGGACGCGCGGACAGGCATGGGGCATTTACGGTTTCGCCCTTGCTTACAGATATACGAAACACGAGGCGTTTTTGGACGCATCCAAACGGCTGGCGCGTTATTTTATCGAGCATTTGCCGGAAGATGATGTCGTTTATTGGGACTTTGATGTTCCGGTTGAGGCTGGAACGCCGCGCGACAGCTCGGCATCGGCGATTGCGGCTTGCGGCCTGCTTGAACTGCTTGAACTCACGGATGGGTCTGGTGATCCGGAGCGCCAAATGTACGAAGATGCATTGAAACGGAGCATGAAATCACTCATCGAAAACTATGCAACGGTCAAGGAGCCTGAGGCTGAAGGGCTGCTGAAGCACGGATCATACCATGTAAGGGGGGATAGGGCGCCGGATGATTACATGATCTGGGGCGATTATTTCTATCTGGAAGCGCTGCTCCGTCTCCAAAGCGGGATTAAAGGATATTGGTATGAAAAATAG